The Chitinophaga sp. H8 genome contains a region encoding:
- a CDS encoding alpha/beta hydrolase family protein: MFCSCSVMTGFAQPPVNYDEAKVGVYQLPPLLITNSKTKVRSSSDWDHTRRKEVLQLFKENMYGQFPGPDAEMHVVMQKIDSSAIDGLAISKQVRIYLSKGENGPYIDLLLYIPANTTQPVPVFTSLNFQGNHNISMDENILISQHYLDFLKFKKADASPTRGVQERRWPVKALIEHGYGLATAYYGDLEQDHADGWETGIRTSLAHQLHIKPADWSAIGAWAWGLSRILDYLQTDKNVAATKVIVMGHSRLGKTALWAGANDPRFAAVISNNSGEGGAALTRRNYGETLSIITKAFPHWFISKYQSYQDDVNTLPMDQHMLLALAAPRPLYVASATNDKWADPYGEFLGAKNAEQVYALFNKKGLGTDQMPAPDMPVGNTIRYHIRTGDHDVLLFDWMQYIKFGDELVK, encoded by the coding sequence ATGTTTTGTAGCTGTAGCGTAATGACTGGTTTTGCCCAGCCTCCTGTTAACTACGACGAAGCGAAAGTGGGGGTATATCAGTTACCACCGTTATTAATTACTAACAGTAAAACAAAGGTCCGGTCGTCATCAGACTGGGATCATACCCGCAGAAAAGAAGTATTACAACTGTTTAAGGAAAATATGTATGGGCAATTCCCCGGGCCTGATGCAGAGATGCACGTAGTAATGCAGAAAATCGATAGTAGCGCGATTGACGGACTGGCTATTTCCAAACAGGTCCGCATCTATTTATCGAAAGGAGAAAATGGTCCCTACATTGACCTCTTATTGTATATCCCAGCCAATACCACACAGCCGGTTCCCGTATTCACCAGTTTGAATTTTCAAGGAAACCATAACATCAGCATGGATGAAAATATCCTCATCTCACAACACTATCTTGACTTCCTGAAGTTTAAAAAAGCAGACGCCTCCCCCACCAGAGGTGTGCAGGAAAGACGCTGGCCAGTTAAAGCCCTCATTGAGCATGGTTATGGATTAGCTACGGCGTATTACGGAGATCTGGAACAGGATCATGCAGATGGATGGGAAACCGGTATCAGGACCAGTCTGGCACACCAACTTCACATAAAGCCGGCAGACTGGTCTGCCATTGGTGCCTGGGCATGGGGATTAAGCCGTATTTTGGACTACCTGCAAACCGACAAGAATGTAGCTGCCACAAAAGTGATCGTTATGGGACATTCCCGCCTGGGCAAAACAGCTCTATGGGCAGGTGCAAATGATCCCCGCTTCGCAGCCGTCATCTCCAATAACTCTGGTGAAGGTGGTGCCGCATTAACCCGCAGAAACTATGGCGAAACCTTAAGTATCATCACTAAAGCATTTCCCCATTGGTTTATTTCAAAATATCAAAGCTACCAGGATGATGTAAATACACTTCCGATGGATCAGCATATGTTACTGGCGTTGGCCGCACCACGCCCCTTATATGTAGCCAGTGCCACCAATGATAAATGGGCCGATCCTTATGGAGAATTCCTAGGCGCTAAAAATGCAGAACAGGTATACGCACTTTTTAATAAAAAAGGACTGGGTACCGATCAGATGCCAGCTCCCGATATGCCTGTTGGAAACACCATCCGGTATCACATTCGTACCGGCGACCACGATGTATTATTATTTGACTGGATGCAATACATCAAATTTGGGGATGAGCTGGTGAAGTAA
- a CDS encoding tetratricopeptide repeat protein, whose amino-acid sequence MKTLCILFRGWCCLFLLVFMGCAGSNKAPEEAVISAMNLKQGKTILCGPADKELGAVSFETSCSEKVRKEFDLALALLHSFEYDEAEKAFAAVINKEPTCAMAYWGVAMSNFHPLWSPPSKEEFEKGSKAVAIAQSITGKTKREAAYIAAIAEFYKDPQQTSHPARCVNFEKAMAQLYKAYPDDKDAAAFYALALDGAADPADKTYAKQRKAGQILTLLGGDQSFHPGVIHYIIHSYDYPSLAAMALPAARKYAAVAPSSAHAQHMPSHIFIRLGLWDESIHSNMVAADAARCYAASAGIKGHWDEELHCLDYLVYSYLQKADNKDAKEQCDYLKTIREIYPVTPKVIYSFAAIPARYVLENRLWMEAMALQPQVISGIVWEKYPWEKAIIHFTKLLGAVHLNQMDTAYAEFKTLNQLHDMLVQKQDAYKANQVQIQLKASAAWIAFREGKSSAALQLMKEAATLEETTPKPPVTPGEVVPARELLGDLLMAMNAPGDALEAYEINLQDHPNRFNALYNAGLAAEKSNNLAKAGRYYQQLLDVSDTPEADRPELTAAKAFLKRNKTLAMEYQPVTGLLSP is encoded by the coding sequence ATGAAAACGTTATGTATATTATTCCGGGGTTGGTGCTGCCTGTTTCTTTTAGTCTTTATGGGATGTGCCGGCAGCAATAAGGCGCCTGAGGAAGCTGTGATCAGCGCGATGAATCTTAAACAGGGTAAAACCATTCTGTGTGGCCCAGCTGATAAAGAATTAGGTGCTGTTTCATTTGAAACATCCTGTTCCGAAAAGGTCAGAAAAGAATTTGATCTGGCGCTGGCTTTGCTGCATTCCTTTGAATATGACGAAGCCGAAAAAGCCTTTGCAGCTGTCATCAATAAGGAGCCTACCTGTGCGATGGCTTACTGGGGTGTTGCGATGAGCAACTTTCACCCGTTGTGGTCGCCACCCAGTAAAGAAGAATTTGAGAAAGGCAGTAAAGCGGTGGCTATCGCACAATCTATCACCGGCAAAACCAAAAGAGAAGCTGCTTATATAGCTGCCATTGCGGAATTTTATAAAGATCCGCAGCAGACCAGCCATCCTGCCCGTTGCGTCAACTTTGAAAAGGCAATGGCACAGCTTTATAAGGCCTATCCTGATGATAAAGATGCTGCGGCATTTTATGCCCTGGCACTGGATGGCGCCGCTGATCCGGCAGACAAAACCTATGCAAAACAGCGGAAGGCGGGTCAGATCCTGACTTTGCTGGGAGGCGATCAGTCTTTTCATCCCGGGGTGATCCATTACATCATTCACAGCTATGATTATCCCAGTCTGGCTGCTATGGCATTGCCGGCTGCCAGGAAATATGCTGCTGTTGCACCCTCTTCAGCACATGCGCAACATATGCCTTCTCATATTTTTATACGCCTGGGGCTTTGGGATGAAAGTATACATTCCAATATGGTAGCAGCAGATGCCGCAAGATGTTATGCAGCAAGTGCGGGTATTAAAGGGCACTGGGATGAAGAGCTGCACTGCCTGGACTACCTGGTTTATTCTTATCTGCAAAAAGCGGATAATAAGGATGCCAAAGAACAATGTGATTATCTTAAAACCATCCGGGAAATATATCCGGTTACACCTAAAGTGATCTACTCCTTTGCTGCTATTCCTGCACGTTATGTATTGGAGAACAGGTTGTGGATGGAAGCCATGGCATTGCAGCCGCAGGTTATCTCTGGTATAGTATGGGAAAAATATCCCTGGGAAAAAGCGATCATCCATTTTACTAAACTACTTGGGGCTGTTCACCTCAATCAGATGGATACGGCATATGCTGAATTTAAAACGCTGAACCAGTTACATGATATGCTTGTACAAAAGCAGGATGCTTATAAGGCAAATCAGGTACAGATTCAGTTAAAAGCGTCGGCTGCCTGGATTGCTTTCAGGGAAGGGAAAAGCTCAGCAGCCTTACAACTGATGAAGGAGGCTGCAACATTGGAAGAGACCACGCCTAAGCCGCCGGTTACTCCCGGTGAAGTAGTACCGGCCAGAGAATTGCTTGGAGATTTACTGATGGCGATGAATGCTCCTGGTGATGCGCTCGAAGCCTATGAAATAAATCTGCAGGATCATCCCAACCGGTTCAATGCATTATATAATGCAGGGCTGGCCGCAGAAAAGTCCAACAACCTGGCAAAGGCAGGCAGGTATTACCAGCAACTGCTTGATGTATCAGATACACCGGAAGCAGACCGGCCGGAGCTGACTGCTGCAAAAGCATTCCTGAAAAGGAATAAGACACTGGCTATGGAATATCAGCCCGTTACAGGCTTGTTGTCTCCCTAA
- a CDS encoding DUF262 domain-containing protein: MQKSLVENGIHDLFKNIVISNKLRSIRSIFRLNNDETHSLNYAPSYQRNYIWSDVKSTYLIETILLHGEIPPIVIYILGQNWEVIDGRQRCQTIERYIQGEFSLKPHGLDKLWHLAGKKFSQLEEKLQDRIRNTNLRLITITTSGDSNINPHTEELMKREIFKRYNLGIIPLKTEEVFKAIYLQDDINIYFKKQFEKNKQLYHQLKDLFDHKSKNLETIMQYIRQILVLHNIPINKFIHGREDIVNMYYDFLSYNVVNKGKLEHVQLIFNDFIEKFHFLLEIKAQLNKNGISSTGIIYECLYWALSVCEKEKIVFASLNNNTFKTRLINHLTKQAHNYPIERHNHASQIIKRYSLISSFFTSQLNLSFLRYLKSDEEFLVEHTQRMNNYMKERFTSGREQEYFSKPLSTSNSINDILDRMKRGKFNLRPPYQRNEVMDIRKASALIESMLLGLKINPLYIYLRKNGVAEVIDGQQRLLAIIGFLGEQYLNENGEIVMSKKNKFKLHLTQGYLTHLGGKAFNQLSNEEQATLKNYDLDIIEIKEENNIHFKPEELFKRLNYKSMPIKPDTFEFWNAYVDSEIINAIKGICERHSWLYLRKDDKRMFNQELVTRLCYLHFMTKATPNMENIREILDIQKRKPTITLLLKKKTYLTHILENPIFKADFLLALNDFELGFIEKVKLLIVSSQGKKTEFFSPRRLDALLHTSSIRLAMSFYLLWAILKGIPIESIRESQSAILRRINKVFSILRTADSVERFEKAISEAWIFPVAVSKPE; this comes from the coding sequence ATGCAAAAATCACTTGTAGAAAACGGAATACACGACCTATTTAAAAACATCGTAATAAGCAACAAATTAAGGTCTATACGCTCAATTTTTCGGCTAAATAATGATGAAACACATTCTTTAAACTATGCACCATCTTATCAACGAAATTACATCTGGAGTGATGTAAAATCCACCTATCTCATTGAAACAATCTTGTTACATGGGGAAATACCTCCAATTGTAATCTATATATTAGGGCAAAACTGGGAAGTAATAGATGGCAGACAAAGATGCCAAACAATCGAGCGATATATCCAGGGTGAGTTCTCCTTAAAACCACATGGATTGGATAAGTTATGGCATCTGGCAGGAAAAAAATTCTCTCAGCTTGAAGAAAAATTACAAGACCGCATACGCAATACTAATCTCCGGTTAATAACTATTACAACTTCAGGTGATTCAAATATTAATCCTCATACAGAGGAGCTAATGAAGCGGGAAATTTTTAAAAGATATAATTTAGGAATAATACCTCTAAAAACAGAAGAAGTATTTAAAGCCATCTATCTGCAGGATGATATAAACATATACTTTAAAAAACAATTTGAAAAGAATAAACAGTTATACCATCAGTTAAAGGACCTGTTTGACCACAAAAGCAAGAACCTGGAAACGATAATGCAATATATCCGGCAAATCTTAGTATTGCACAATATCCCCATAAACAAGTTTATCCATGGGCGGGAAGACATCGTAAATATGTACTATGATTTTCTCTCCTACAATGTAGTCAATAAAGGCAAGCTGGAGCACGTCCAGTTGATTTTTAATGATTTTATAGAAAAGTTTCATTTCCTGTTGGAAATTAAAGCTCAATTAAATAAGAATGGTATTTCCTCAACAGGGATCATCTATGAATGCTTATATTGGGCATTGTCTGTATGCGAAAAAGAAAAAATAGTGTTTGCAAGCCTCAACAATAACACCTTTAAAACCAGACTGATTAACCATCTTACCAAACAAGCTCACAATTATCCTATTGAGCGACATAATCATGCATCACAAATAATAAAAAGATATAGCCTGATTTCTTCTTTTTTTACTTCCCAATTAAACCTGTCTTTTTTACGCTACCTTAAAAGTGATGAAGAGTTCTTAGTGGAACACACTCAAAGGATGAATAACTACATGAAAGAACGTTTCACATCCGGACGTGAACAAGAATATTTTTCAAAGCCGCTATCGACTTCAAATTCTATCAACGACATTCTTGACAGGATGAAAAGAGGAAAATTTAATTTAAGACCACCTTATCAACGTAATGAGGTAATGGATATCAGAAAAGCCTCCGCGCTAATAGAAAGCATGCTCTTGGGACTCAAAATTAACCCTCTTTACATTTATTTGAGAAAAAATGGAGTTGCCGAAGTAATTGATGGCCAGCAACGGTTACTAGCTATTATCGGGTTTCTGGGAGAACAATATTTAAACGAGAATGGCGAAATAGTCATGTCTAAAAAGAATAAGTTTAAACTCCACTTAACTCAGGGATATCTAACACATCTGGGTGGAAAAGCCTTCAATCAACTTTCAAATGAGGAACAAGCCACTTTAAAAAATTATGATTTAGATATTATAGAAATTAAAGAGGAAAACAACATTCATTTTAAACCAGAAGAACTATTTAAGCGTCTTAACTATAAGTCAATGCCTATAAAACCGGATACCTTTGAATTTTGGAATGCTTATGTCGATAGTGAAATTATTAATGCTATAAAGGGTATTTGTGAAAGGCATAGTTGGCTTTACTTAAGAAAAGACGATAAAAGGATGTTTAATCAGGAGCTTGTTACCCGTTTATGTTATCTGCACTTTATGACAAAAGCAACTCCAAACATGGAAAATATCAGGGAAATCTTAGATATACAAAAACGTAAACCTACAATAACACTTTTGCTTAAGAAGAAAACATATCTTACGCATATATTGGAAAATCCAATATTTAAGGCCGACTTTTTACTAGCACTTAATGACTTTGAATTGGGCTTCATTGAAAAAGTCAAGTTATTAATTGTAAGCTCCCAGGGCAAAAAAACAGAATTTTTTAGCCCCAGACGGTTGGATGCGCTTCTTCATACCAGCAGTATTAGGCTGGCTATGAGTTTTTATCTGCTATGGGCTATACTGAAAGGAATCCCTATTGAATCTATAAGAGAATCTCAATCTGCTATACTGCGTAGAATCAATAAAGTATTTTCCATACTGCGAACAGCTGATTCTGTAGAAAGGTTTGAAAAAGCAATTAGTGAGGCCTGGATCTTTCCAGTAGCTGTAAGCAAGCCGGAGTGA
- a CDS encoding RNA polymerase sigma factor, which produces MHNNILQPFESIHYSERYFQLFKEGDERGLNYIYNLLINPVLRFASKIIQDEFEIKTIVQDAFLITWLHRSTIKNFMHIKAYIYNRVRWDCYSYLKGSINKTRRWMISLEHYQENGLSLAVHDPEKEIAHQEQILAEQEQIQLIEQAIPYLPENKKTLIELRRRGFSYKKIARDAGLSYQNIIHREKAIIKELKSITIRLEKVATASKKKPEISITDYEIYLSPLQTQILKLHYENYLSINQISIELHLTQFQIIEQHFKAMQKIKRLKRGRKRKHFK; this is translated from the coding sequence ATGCATAACAATATTCTTCAGCCATTTGAATCCATACATTACTCCGAAAGATACTTTCAGCTCTTCAAGGAAGGAGACGAAAGAGGTTTAAATTACATTTACAACCTGCTAATCAATCCGGTATTACGCTTTGCCAGCAAAATAATTCAAGATGAATTTGAAATTAAAACTATTGTTCAGGATGCATTTCTAATAACCTGGCTCCATCGTAGCACAATAAAAAACTTCATGCATATTAAGGCTTATATCTATAATAGAGTCCGATGGGATTGTTATAGCTACTTAAAAGGAAGTATAAACAAAACAAGGCGATGGATGATATCATTAGAACACTATCAGGAAAATGGCCTTTCTCTCGCAGTACATGATCCCGAAAAAGAAATAGCACATCAAGAACAAATATTAGCAGAACAAGAACAAATTCAACTTATCGAGCAAGCGATACCCTATTTACCTGAAAACAAAAAAACATTGATAGAACTACGTAGACGTGGCTTCAGTTATAAAAAGATTGCCAGAGATGCAGGACTATCCTACCAAAATATCATCCACAGAGAAAAGGCAATCATCAAAGAATTAAAATCAATAACTATCAGGTTGGAAAAGGTGGCTACTGCCTCCAAAAAAAAGCCGGAAATATCAATAACAGACTATGAAATATACCTGAGCCCCCTGCAAACACAGATATTAAAACTTCATTATGAAAACTACTTAAGTATCAACCAAATAAGCATTGAATTGCATCTAACCCAGTTTCAAATTATAGAACAGCACTTTAAAGCAATGCAAAAAATAAAAAGATTAAAAAGGGGTAGAAAAAGAAAGCACTTCAAGTGA
- a CDS encoding MGMT family protein, with amino-acid sequence MKQKITDTTAIYKGIFDMVRCIPKGRVTSYGAIAKAMGLKSGARMVGRAMGFVRGEKPPVPVQRVVNSSGHLSGDDGTRQKKLEAEGVQVKNGRVVAFNQLFWNPLDEIEF; translated from the coding sequence ATGAAGCAAAAAATCACAGATACAACAGCCATCTACAAAGGTATTTTTGATATGGTACGCTGCATCCCGAAGGGGCGCGTAACCAGCTATGGCGCTATCGCAAAAGCAATGGGACTGAAATCAGGAGCAAGGATGGTAGGACGTGCCATGGGCTTTGTTCGTGGTGAAAAACCGCCAGTGCCCGTACAACGGGTAGTGAACAGCTCCGGGCACCTGAGCGGTGATGATGGCACCCGTCAGAAAAAACTGGAAGCCGAAGGTGTACAGGTAAAAAATGGCCGCGTAGTAGCATTTAATCAGCTTTTCTGGAACCCACTGGATGAAATAGAATTTTAA
- a CDS encoding TolC family protein, with product MYKPSIRGGIGLLGICLAIASCRVPAMMPLTENKQLPASYNDNLDTTNVSTIQWRDFFTDKLLINLVDTALKNNQELLLTLQEVEIAKSDIRFAQGALLPKVGVRAGIGVEKVGRYTSQGAGDASTEITPGKEVPDPLMDYTISVNANWEADIWKKLRNAKKAAITRYLSTIEGKNFVLSNLIAEVANAYYELLALDNQLAIVKQTIELQKNALAIVTVQKEATRVTELAVQKFEAEVLKSQSLEFDILQNIKETESKINFLLGRYPQTINRDKGNLLSTLPPVVSAGIPSQLLANRPDIKKAELELTAAKLDVKVARAEFYPSFGISAGVGLQAFKPSYLVKFPESLLYSLAGDLAGPLINRNAIRAEFNKANARQLQAMYNYERTILNACLEVSNELSNISNLEKSYNLKSKQVDALTRSIGISNDLFKSARADYLEVLMTQRDALESQLELIATKKQQLNAVINIYRELGGGWK from the coding sequence ATGTATAAACCAAGTATACGAGGCGGTATTGGCCTGTTGGGCATTTGTTTGGCCATAGCTAGTTGCCGGGTACCGGCCATGATGCCTCTGACCGAAAACAAACAGCTACCGGCATCTTACAATGACAACCTGGATACTACCAACGTATCCACCATACAGTGGCGCGACTTCTTTACAGACAAACTGCTGATAAATCTGGTGGATACTGCTTTAAAAAACAACCAGGAATTACTGCTCACTTTACAGGAAGTTGAAATTGCAAAGTCTGATATCCGTTTCGCACAGGGCGCCTTACTACCCAAAGTGGGTGTAAGGGCTGGTATTGGCGTTGAAAAGGTAGGAAGATATACCAGTCAGGGTGCGGGAGATGCCTCAACGGAAATTACCCCCGGCAAGGAAGTGCCCGACCCATTAATGGATTATACCATCAGCGTTAATGCCAATTGGGAAGCCGACATCTGGAAAAAACTACGGAATGCTAAAAAGGCGGCCATTACCAGATACCTATCTACAATAGAAGGCAAAAACTTTGTACTCTCCAATCTGATCGCCGAAGTAGCGAATGCTTATTACGAATTACTGGCACTGGATAATCAGCTGGCCATCGTAAAACAAACCATTGAGCTGCAAAAGAATGCACTCGCTATCGTAACTGTTCAAAAAGAGGCCACCAGGGTAACTGAACTGGCTGTACAGAAATTCGAGGCAGAAGTGCTGAAATCCCAAAGCCTGGAGTTTGACATCCTTCAAAACATAAAGGAAACAGAAAGTAAGATTAACTTCCTGCTGGGCCGTTATCCGCAAACCATCAACCGGGATAAGGGAAATCTACTTAGTACACTCCCTCCGGTAGTCAGTGCGGGTATTCCTTCACAATTATTGGCCAACCGCCCGGATATTAAAAAAGCAGAACTGGAATTAACCGCCGCCAAACTGGATGTGAAAGTTGCCCGTGCAGAATTTTATCCTTCTTTTGGTATTTCAGCTGGTGTGGGATTACAGGCATTCAAACCCTCCTATCTGGTAAAATTTCCGGAATCACTGCTGTACTCGCTGGCAGGTGATCTTGCAGGACCGCTGATTAACCGTAATGCTATCAGGGCCGAATTCAATAAGGCTAATGCCCGGCAATTACAAGCCATGTACAACTATGAACGGACCATTTTAAATGCCTGCCTGGAAGTGTCTAATGAACTTTCTAACATCAGCAATCTGGAAAAGAGCTATAACCTGAAATCAAAACAAGTGGATGCACTCACCAGGTCAATCGGTATTTCAAACGACCTGTTCAAATCTGCCAGGGCGGACTACCTGGAAGTACTGATGACACAACGGGATGCATTGGAATCCCAATTGGAACTGATAGCCACAAAAAAACAGCAGCTGAATGCGGTAATCAATATTTACAGGGAACTGGGCGGGGGCTGGAAGTAA